Proteins encoded within one genomic window of Phototrophicus methaneseepsis:
- a CDS encoding VOC family protein — protein sequence MIIQRTNTILYCTQWEETVSFYRDTLGFAVSHQTDWFVEFQLTLTSYLSIADTAKATIESAKGQGITLSWQVQDVVAAHTDLQQKGVRVTDIKQKWRARLFYFYDPERHRIELWQPLVDEV from the coding sequence ATGATTATTCAGCGAACGAATACTATTTTATATTGTACTCAGTGGGAAGAAACCGTTTCATTTTACCGGGATACCCTTGGCTTCGCAGTCTCACATCAAACAGATTGGTTCGTGGAGTTTCAACTAACGCTGACGTCATATCTCAGCATCGCCGACACGGCAAAAGCCACCATTGAAAGTGCCAAAGGGCAGGGAATAACGCTCTCATGGCAAGTTCAGGATGTCGTTGCAGCTCACACAGATTTGCAGCAGAAAGGTGTACGAGTTACCGACATCAAGCAGAAGTGGCGTGCACGTTTGTTTTACTTCTATGATCCAGAAAGGCACCGAATTGAACTCTGGCAGCCACTCGTCGACGAGGTGTAG
- a CDS encoding ThiF family adenylyltransferase yields the protein MNVFDPNTHIKTVTVVGVGGTGAQVACILGRADHDMQRNRRHTPQIVLIDPDTVEEKNIGRQLFSPSVLGIPKAKVVGQMLNMALGLDVRRMWMVLIQSSTSTATAVTWLCPA from the coding sequence ATGAATGTGTTTGATCCCAACACCCATATCAAGACGGTCACGGTGGTGGGCGTTGGCGGCACCGGGGCGCAGGTGGCTTGCATCCTGGGGCGGGCGGATCATGACATGCAGCGTAATCGCCGTCATACGCCGCAGATTGTATTGATTGATCCCGACACTGTGGAGGAGAAGAACATTGGACGCCAGCTCTTCTCGCCGTCCGTGCTGGGGATACCCAAAGCTAAGGTCGTCGGGCAGATGCTCAACATGGCGCTGGGTTTGGATGTACGCCGGATGTGGATGGTGTTGATCCAGTCAAGCACTTCGACCGCTACGGCGGTAACCTGGTTGTGTCCTGCGTAG
- a CDS encoding ABC transporter ATP-binding protein produces the protein MVKNAILIQASHLSRTLTLGSEPLHVLKDLSFEVRRGEWVSLTGPSGSGKSTLLGLLAGIDTPTSGNLAIDGVDITHMSEHQLARIRNEKIGIVFQSFNLIPTLTAQENVEMPLYIRTSAGDAQKQARIMLQEVGLGDRLNHRPHQLSGGQQQRVAIARALVTKPAVLLADEPTGNLDTDTGDQVLELFAELRALFGLTIVVVTHDQQVADYADRTLHLVDGEFVRSMDEAPKYKAGA, from the coding sequence ATGGTGAAAAACGCAATCTTGATCCAAGCAAGCCATCTTTCTCGCACGCTCACCCTGGGCAGTGAACCCTTACACGTCCTCAAGGACCTATCGTTTGAAGTCCGGCGTGGGGAATGGGTCTCGCTCACTGGCCCGTCCGGGTCTGGTAAATCGACGCTGCTCGGCTTGCTGGCTGGCATCGATACGCCGACCAGCGGCAATCTCGCTATCGACGGTGTTGATATTACCCACATGAGTGAGCATCAGTTGGCCCGCATCCGTAATGAGAAAATTGGCATTGTCTTTCAGTCATTCAACCTCATTCCGACCCTAACCGCGCAGGAAAATGTAGAAATGCCACTCTATATCCGTACCTCTGCCGGCGATGCACAAAAGCAGGCCCGCATCATGCTGCAAGAGGTTGGCCTGGGCGATCGTCTGAACCATCGCCCGCACCAGTTATCCGGTGGACAGCAGCAACGTGTTGCGATCGCCCGCGCCCTGGTCACGAAACCAGCTGTCTTGCTGGCAGATGAGCCGACCGGCAACCTTGATACAGATACTGGCGATCAGGTATTGGAACTCTTTGCTGAACTACGTGCTCTCTTCGGTTTAACCATTGTCGTTGTCACCCACGATCAGCAAGTGGCGGACTACGCCGATAGAACTTTGCATCTCGTCGATGGTGAATTTGTGCGTAGCATGGATGAAGCACCCAAATACAAGGCAGGGGCATAA
- a CDS encoding helix-turn-helix domain-containing protein gives MLHQPIYAPVPMLATDVNCFWALEQDQESYNREVYFPDAYIEVIINVGAPLMLENEHGMLELPRAFVNPLQNKPLRIRAAGFCQMISMQLYPWAVKPILNIDAVPSTVHVIGLDADWQRFADDLTQIVAHRGYREAIDCYQEYVCKTAYQHKHDLIPIRTAGHSLHRSHGRIRMADLAEQSYLSSSQLERQFKHYTAISPKAYARIVRFGSLHATLLVNPSIRLSDLAGVCGYSDQAHLIREFKSFAHCTPRDFAVTAPAYFELRQNEVWCDFMKQYFNLSHAE, from the coding sequence ATGTTGCATCAACCAATATATGCTCCGGTGCCAATGTTAGCAACAGATGTAAACTGCTTTTGGGCGCTTGAGCAAGACCAGGAAAGCTATAACCGTGAGGTGTACTTTCCTGATGCCTACATTGAAGTAATAATCAATGTGGGTGCGCCACTCATGTTGGAGAACGAACATGGCATGCTCGAACTACCACGAGCATTTGTAAATCCGCTTCAAAATAAGCCACTTCGGATTCGCGCTGCTGGTTTCTGCCAAATGATTTCGATGCAGTTGTATCCTTGGGCGGTCAAGCCGATCTTGAATATTGATGCTGTTCCATCAACTGTGCATGTGATCGGCCTGGATGCAGATTGGCAGCGTTTTGCGGATGATCTGACGCAGATTGTCGCACATCGAGGTTATAGGGAAGCCATCGACTGCTATCAGGAATATGTTTGCAAAACTGCTTATCAGCATAAGCACGATCTAATCCCAATCCGCACTGCTGGACATTCGCTGCATCGCTCTCATGGTCGAATCCGCATGGCAGACCTTGCCGAACAGAGCTATCTGTCGTCCAGCCAATTGGAGCGGCAGTTCAAACATTACACGGCTATTTCGCCTAAAGCATATGCCCGGATTGTTCGCTTTGGTAGCCTCCACGCTACATTACTCGTCAATCCATCTATCCGATTATCGGATCTGGCGGGTGTTTGTGGCTACAGTGATCAGGCGCACCTGATCCGCGAATTTAAGTCTTTTGCCCACTGTACACCACGCGATTTCGCTGTTACTGCACCCGCCTATTTTGAACTTCGGCAAAATGAAGTTTGGTGCGATTTCATGAAGCAATATTTTAACTTATCTCACGCAGAGTGA
- the nirK gene encoding copper-containing nitrite reductase yields MNKNLSPNFVSAILAGFTILILVALPVRLEFVPSEVEAQDASTQADDVTVSQNETTVSQADDDTNASQAAFNVVEFTLRTQLGGDPAMAFVGVGGDIDGIVNPELVIGLGDVVQITVINGDPALHDLRIDEFGVYTGELIEDEQTATIEFVATQPGNFNYYCTVPGHRQVGMEGLLRVVGTVTAGDEDALDESLVDDGYGSGETAPDAETLTAEPTVDDAVSIVRNPTDLPAPLNNDDSPKHHVVEMTAVEVDGQIADGTTYHYMTFDGQVPGPMLRMTVGDTMELRLTNEMESLLPHSIDLHAVTGPGGGAEFTQTMAGEVSVFNFRALQPGLYIYHCATASIGHHISSGMYGMILVEPVGGLPPVDHEFYVMQGEIYTEQPFGTEGHLGFSHEKMLDEDAEYYVFNGAANALTLDEYALRAEVGDTVRIYFGVGGPNAISSFHVIGEIFDRVYDEGSLTSEPLTNVQTTLVPPGGTTVVEFTLDVPGRYILVDHALSRLERGLAGYLYAEGEENDTIFSSGNVPEQSGH; encoded by the coding sequence ATGAACAAGAACCTCAGTCCTAATTTTGTGTCCGCTATTTTAGCGGGGTTTACTATCCTTATTCTGGTTGCTCTGCCAGTGCGCCTAGAATTTGTACCGAGTGAAGTCGAAGCACAGGACGCTTCGACACAAGCAGACGACGTTACCGTTTCCCAAAATGAAACCACTGTCTCTCAGGCAGATGATGATACAAACGCCTCACAAGCAGCATTCAATGTGGTTGAATTCACGCTGCGTACCCAACTTGGCGGCGATCCGGCTATGGCCTTCGTTGGCGTTGGTGGGGACATTGATGGCATCGTCAATCCAGAGTTGGTTATCGGCCTGGGGGATGTTGTGCAAATCACCGTCATCAATGGTGATCCGGCTCTGCATGATCTCAGGATTGATGAATTTGGTGTTTATACAGGCGAACTGATTGAAGATGAGCAAACGGCCACAATTGAATTTGTCGCCACGCAACCCGGTAATTTCAATTATTACTGTACAGTTCCCGGGCATCGTCAAGTGGGGATGGAGGGTTTATTGCGCGTAGTTGGAACCGTCACAGCGGGTGATGAAGATGCCTTGGACGAATCGTTGGTGGATGACGGTTATGGCTCTGGCGAGACAGCACCCGACGCAGAGACCCTAACAGCAGAACCGACCGTTGATGATGCTGTGTCTATCGTCCGCAATCCTACAGATTTACCGGCACCTCTCAACAACGATGATTCTCCAAAGCATCATGTGGTCGAAATGACAGCCGTCGAGGTGGATGGACAGATCGCAGACGGCACAACCTATCACTATATGACCTTCGATGGGCAGGTGCCCGGTCCCATGCTACGCATGACAGTTGGCGATACGATGGAACTGCGCCTGACCAATGAAATGGAGAGCTTACTCCCGCACTCTATCGACCTGCACGCGGTTACCGGCCCTGGCGGTGGCGCGGAATTCACCCAGACAATGGCGGGTGAGGTCTCAGTGTTCAACTTCCGTGCTTTGCAACCGGGGCTGTACATTTATCATTGCGCGACGGCCAGCATCGGCCACCATATTTCCAGTGGCATGTACGGCATGATCCTGGTTGAGCCCGTTGGTGGCCTGCCCCCTGTTGACCATGAGTTCTATGTGATGCAGGGTGAAATCTACACTGAGCAGCCATTTGGCACAGAAGGGCATCTGGGCTTCAGCCATGAGAAGATGCTGGACGAAGACGCGGAATACTACGTCTTCAACGGCGCGGCCAATGCCCTCACGCTGGATGAATACGCATTACGTGCAGAGGTTGGCGACACAGTTCGTATTTACTTCGGCGTTGGTGGTCCTAATGCGATTTCTTCCTTCCACGTTATTGGTGAAATATTTGACCGAGTCTACGATGAAGGCTCTCTCACCTCTGAACCGCTGACCAATGTTCAGACGACGCTTGTCCCGCCTGGTGGCACCACCGTTGTCGAGTTCACGTTGGATGTGCCAGGGCGCTATATCCTGGTCGATCATGCGCTGAGCCGTCTGGAACGTGGGCTGGCTGGTTATCTCTATGCTGAGGGTGAAGAGAATGACACCATCTTCAGCAGCGGGAACGTGCCGGAACAATCGGGACACTAA
- a CDS encoding DUF2249 domain-containing protein, with protein sequence MNTVDVRRMIPRDRHPLIFQTFDALELNEQFELVNDHDPKPLYYQFLHERPGQFSWDYLEQGPDIWRVAIARKSDTEGA encoded by the coding sequence GTGAATACTGTTGATGTTCGTAGAATGATCCCGCGTGATCGTCATCCACTTATTTTCCAGACATTTGATGCCCTGGAACTGAACGAGCAATTCGAGCTGGTGAACGATCATGATCCAAAACCGCTTTACTACCAGTTTCTGCATGAGCGCCCCGGCCAGTTTAGCTGGGATTATCTCGAGCAGGGGCCGGATATCTGGCGCGTTGCGATTGCCCGCAAGAGCGACACTGAGGGGGCTTGA
- a CDS encoding copper chaperone PCu(A)C, which yields MTISKSIQVMVIVLMMVIVATVIAQSDSDISTEAAMRVTGAWVRPGENTSAAYLQIHNDSRTDDKLIAVHLDTGTAEIHETQTENDVMRMRPVNAIDLPAGETVHLEPGGYHIMLTNFNGPLVEGDHLPVRLIFASGTEVTVQAFVSQTPIPYEIAPDALTEHAQASIRDGQYVGQVVTPPVQVQDFTAPGSDDELTRLSDTNGRWRVIFFGYMHCPDFCPLTLVDYRDVRSLLGEAADEVTFMFISVDSVRDTPEAVRQYLDHFDSAFVGFSPDDATLNRIQPDYGFYYQRRLDEGRQAVYTIDHSTRSYLLDRDGVLRASFAYDTDPQQMADALLWYLENE from the coding sequence ATGACAATCTCCAAATCGATTCAGGTGATGGTCATCGTACTGATGATGGTCATCGTGGCAACCGTCATCGCTCAAAGTGACAGTGACATATCGACTGAAGCGGCAATGCGCGTGACGGGTGCCTGGGTGCGACCGGGTGAAAATACGAGTGCGGCCTATCTGCAAATCCATAATGATAGTCGCACCGATGACAAGCTCATCGCCGTTCATCTTGACACAGGCACAGCAGAAATTCATGAAACGCAGACAGAAAACGATGTCATGCGGATGCGCCCTGTGAACGCGATTGATCTGCCAGCGGGGGAGACGGTGCATCTGGAACCCGGCGGCTATCACATCATGCTGACGAACTTCAATGGGCCTCTGGTCGAAGGTGACCACCTGCCTGTAAGGTTAATCTTCGCCTCTGGCACTGAGGTCACCGTTCAGGCATTCGTATCGCAAACGCCGATTCCTTATGAGATAGCACCGGATGCTCTCACCGAACACGCGCAAGCATCAATCCGCGATGGCCAGTATGTTGGGCAGGTTGTGACACCACCGGTACAGGTGCAGGATTTTACGGCACCTGGCAGCGATGATGAGTTGACGCGTTTGAGTGATACCAATGGTCGTTGGCGCGTGATCTTCTTTGGGTATATGCACTGCCCGGATTTCTGCCCCTTAACGCTGGTCGATTACCGCGATGTGCGGTCGCTGTTGGGCGAAGCGGCTGATGAGGTGACGTTCATGTTCATCAGTGTGGACTCGGTACGCGATACGCCGGAGGCAGTGCGCCAGTACCTGGATCACTTCGATTCCGCCTTTGTTGGCTTCTCACCAGATGACGCCACGCTGAATCGCATCCAACCGGATTATGGCTTTTACTACCAACGTCGCCTGGATGAGGGGAGACAGGCTGTCTACACCATCGATCACTCGACCCGCTCCTATCTGTTAGATCGCGATGGCGTTCTGCGTGCCAGCTTCGCCTATGATACCGATCCGCAGCAGATGGCTGATGCGCTGCTGTGGTACCTGGAGAATGAATGA
- a CDS encoding dihydrofolate reductase family protein, which produces MRELLIDLGTTLDGYASGDGWPGWWGLEGPEYLAWLSEQPPVTYLMGANTYRLMSSFASGTPSAGTAEMEAEEEASVDELTRAPKVVFSASLEEPLMWANTTLVPGDAVQAVRAMKEEGSGILSTLGSISLCRSLLKAGLVDRFRVVVFPVITGATGAERIYDGYPDVALDMVSTRTFDGRIQLLEGVPRVLTAPPGEV; this is translated from the coding sequence TTGAGAGAGCTCCTGATTGATCTCGGCACTACCCTGGACGGTTATGCGTCAGGGGACGGCTGGCCCGGCTGGTGGGGTCTCGAAGGGCCGGAGTATCTCGCCTGGCTTAGCGAGCAACCGCCAGTGACGTACTTGATGGGTGCGAACACGTACCGGCTGATGTCCAGCTTCGCCAGCGGTACTCCATCGGCGGGAACTGCCGAGATGGAGGCCGAGGAGGAGGCCAGCGTTGACGAACTCACGCGAGCACCGAAGGTGGTGTTCTCGGCCTCACTCGAGGAGCCTCTCATGTGGGCCAACACGACCCTCGTGCCCGGTGACGCCGTGCAGGCAGTTCGGGCAATGAAAGAGGAAGGTTCCGGCATCCTCAGCACGCTCGGTAGCATTAGTCTGTGCCGATCGTTGCTTAAGGCGGGACTTGTAGACCGTTTCCGGGTGGTAGTCTTTCCCGTGATCACCGGTGCCACTGGCGCGGAACGCATCTATGATGGTTATCCCGATGTCGCGCTTGATATGGTTAGCACCCGAACGTTCGATGGCAGAATCCAACTGCTGGAGGGTGTCCCCAGAGTGCTGACTGCGCCGCCGGGTGAGGTATAA
- a CDS encoding sensor histidine kinase: protein MGQTTGTSLGASMLIMVASVLIFVFLTQLPTGRWWQRILYELLMFAGSGMLVYIGLAWMNMVGIDSMESINDQLFTFFIPLAIFSHVAIRIFARPYVVWGQMRKRRLVWDITHAQLRLVILTMVVLFALLIILQLASFNYDTQSSDYITTMITLFIAMAGFFGILTGIMLFIVIIPASFISYNTARRITQRLDELVAVTQSIRNADYDARVTVEGIDEIARLQTNFNAMMDELDTARQQLEAERDAVRQLLNSRRRLFADVSHELRTPVATIRGYLDSLNIQANTADDIEIIKRETLRLQRLIDDVFTLARADVDQLQYSIQVMDITGILEHTKQAVRKQAWQSRKVDIVLDYTPQIPLVMVDEERLEQVLYNLLRNAVRHTPPGGFIRMIVSATAAHVRIDVQDTGEGIAAADLPYIWDRFYRAAETRAHDPGGSGLGLALVKEMVEAMHGTVGVTSTVGRGSCFTIKLRRAQAQLNESTSTLSEHISGNQLPGQNSDQISMAANAEM, encoded by the coding sequence ATGGGACAAACAACAGGCACCAGTCTCGGCGCTTCTATGCTGATTATGGTGGCTTCTGTACTGATTTTTGTGTTCCTCACCCAGTTACCTACGGGGCGCTGGTGGCAACGTATCCTCTACGAGCTGCTGATGTTTGCTGGATCGGGGATGCTGGTCTATATCGGGCTGGCATGGATGAATATGGTAGGGATTGATAGCATGGAGTCTATCAATGACCAGCTTTTCACTTTTTTCATCCCGCTAGCGATTTTTTCCCATGTTGCCATACGGATTTTTGCACGGCCTTACGTAGTCTGGGGCCAGATGCGCAAGCGGCGGCTTGTCTGGGACATCACACATGCTCAGTTGCGGCTCGTCATCCTGACGATGGTCGTTTTATTTGCCTTGTTGATCATCTTGCAACTAGCCAGCTTTAACTATGATACGCAATCCTCTGATTATATTACGACGATGATCACGCTGTTCATCGCGATGGCGGGATTTTTCGGCATTTTGACGGGGATCATGTTGTTTATCGTGATTATCCCGGCTAGCTTTATCTCCTATAACACAGCTCGCCGCATTACGCAGCGCCTCGATGAACTGGTTGCTGTAACGCAGTCTATCCGCAATGCTGATTATGATGCCCGCGTCACTGTGGAAGGCATCGACGAAATCGCACGATTGCAGACGAATTTCAACGCCATGATGGATGAACTCGATACTGCTCGCCAGCAGTTAGAAGCTGAACGCGATGCAGTACGGCAGCTATTGAACTCTCGGCGGCGCTTATTTGCCGATGTGTCGCACGAACTGCGAACCCCTGTCGCCACCATCCGCGGCTATTTAGATTCGCTCAACATCCAGGCTAACACTGCCGATGATATCGAGATCATCAAGCGGGAGACATTGCGCTTGCAACGGCTGATTGACGATGTGTTCACGCTTGCACGGGCCGATGTTGACCAGTTGCAATACAGCATCCAGGTGATGGATATCACTGGAATACTGGAACATACGAAGCAGGCTGTTCGTAAGCAAGCGTGGCAATCGCGCAAAGTGGATATTGTGTTGGACTATACGCCACAGATCCCACTTGTGATGGTTGATGAAGAACGGCTTGAACAGGTGCTTTATAACCTCTTGCGGAATGCCGTCCGTCACACGCCCCCCGGCGGGTTTATCCGCATGATTGTTAGTGCCACAGCGGCACACGTCCGCATTGATGTTCAGGATACGGGCGAGGGCATTGCAGCAGCCGATTTACCTTATATCTGGGATCGCTTCTATCGTGCGGCGGAAACACGCGCTCATGATCCTGGTGGGTCTGGCTTAGGTCTGGCGCTGGTCAAAGAGATGGTGGAAGCCATGCATGGTACTGTCGGCGTCACGAGTACAGTCGGGCGCGGTAGCTGCTTTACGATCAAGTTGCGCCGCGCACAGGCTCAACTCAACGAAAGCACGTCCACTCTGAGCGAACACATCTCAGGCAATCAACTACCAGGCCAGAACAGCGATCAAATCTCCATGGCAGCTAACGCGGAAATGTAG
- a CDS encoding Crp/Fnr family transcriptional regulator, translating into MMKSSIKNYIESIVYFDGIIPEELSYISDNSVLRSYVANEIIFIEGDLAEGLWVVERGRVKIYKLSPEGNEHILHLRGPGKTFNDIGALDGGNNPANAAALSSEVQVWLIPSEVITHILTQNPKLSINVIRLLAKRVRSLVGQIEDLALYSVIVRLARFLIKQVDDPSLSGPGITRTAIAAHLNTTPQTISVALRELESSGAIEFDRHQVSIIDEEKLLAIAML; encoded by the coding sequence ATGATGAAATCATCCATCAAGAATTACATTGAGTCCATAGTCTACTTCGATGGTATTATCCCTGAAGAGCTCTCTTATATCAGCGATAACAGTGTCCTCCGCTCCTATGTCGCGAATGAAATCATCTTTATCGAAGGTGATTTGGCGGAAGGTCTGTGGGTGGTCGAACGAGGGCGCGTCAAAATCTATAAGCTCAGCCCAGAGGGCAATGAGCATATTCTGCATCTGCGCGGGCCGGGTAAGACATTTAACGATATTGGCGCGCTAGATGGTGGGAATAATCCGGCAAATGCCGCTGCGCTGAGTTCTGAAGTACAGGTTTGGCTCATACCTTCGGAGGTCATCACTCATATTTTGACACAGAACCCCAAGCTTTCGATAAATGTCATTCGCCTCCTGGCGAAGCGCGTGCGCTCACTAGTTGGGCAGATTGAGGACCTGGCCTTGTACTCTGTGATCGTGCGATTGGCACGCTTCCTCATCAAGCAAGTGGATGACCCCAGCTTAAGTGGCCCTGGCATCACGCGTACCGCCATTGCTGCACATCTGAACACCACACCTCAAACAATCAGCGTCGCACTGCGAGAACTGGAATCATCTGGCGCCATTGAGTTCGACCGGCATCAGGTTTCGATCATTGATGAAGAAAAATTGCTCGCTATTGCCATGCTCTAA
- a CDS encoding ATP-binding protein, translated as MTHPANWLPYINQNLCIGCGDCVTQCPSGALGWVESKAALIRPDICVYCATCEDICPTNAIELPFLIVRGSLKNEQEPQS; from the coding sequence ATGACGCATCCAGCCAACTGGCTACCCTATATCAATCAAAACCTGTGCATCGGCTGCGGCGATTGTGTAACGCAGTGTCCATCTGGCGCTTTAGGCTGGGTGGAAAGCAAGGCTGCGTTGATCCGGCCTGATATATGTGTTTATTGCGCGACTTGTGAAGATATTTGCCCCACGAATGCGATTGAATTGCCATTCTTAATTGTTAGAGGAAGCCTAAAAAATGAACAAGAACCTCAGTCCTAA
- a CDS encoding cupin domain-containing protein, protein MSDYTLIPALEELIDVIQPDSIVSRTFHRDCQFKTILFGFDAGQELSEHTSSQAAIIQIVKGDATVTLGEDTHELTAGAWVHMPPRLKHSITAKTPLLMLLLMFETTNI, encoded by the coding sequence ATGAGCGACTATACGTTGATCCCAGCACTTGAAGAACTGATTGATGTGATCCAACCGGACAGCATCGTCAGCCGGACTTTCCATAGAGATTGCCAATTCAAAACGATCCTGTTTGGCTTTGATGCCGGGCAGGAACTCAGTGAGCATACCTCCAGTCAGGCTGCCATTATTCAGATCGTCAAGGGTGACGCTACCGTTACCCTGGGTGAGGACACACATGAACTCACAGCCGGAGCCTGGGTCCACATGCCGCCGCGCCTAAAACATAGCATCACGGCGAAAACGCCGCTGTTGATGTTGTTATTGATGTTTGAGACGACAAACATATGA
- a CDS encoding response regulator transcription factor, with protein sequence MCKLLLVEDATDLANVLKRDLTRAGFDVLHAADGLHALQLHASQNPDLIILDWMLPKLDGIGVLRQIREHSATPVIMLTARVEELDRVMGLEVGADDYMTKPFSTLELIARVKAMLRRVALIEQTLKQDRQPDDTSMIQYGDLYLDPTNYSTQINGTSLDLSRTEFDLLRLFLLNPGRAFSRAYLLETIWEVDYLGGDRAVDNAVMRLRKKLGSMGDAIETVWGVGYRLHDEH encoded by the coding sequence ATGTGCAAATTATTGCTGGTTGAAGATGCAACTGACCTCGCAAATGTCCTTAAGCGGGATTTAACCAGGGCTGGTTTTGATGTATTACATGCGGCGGATGGCCTGCACGCCTTACAACTCCATGCCAGCCAAAACCCGGATCTCATCATCTTAGATTGGATGCTGCCTAAGTTAGACGGCATCGGTGTCTTGCGGCAAATTCGCGAGCATTCTGCGACGCCGGTCATTATGTTAACGGCACGTGTTGAAGAATTAGACCGTGTGATGGGCTTGGAGGTCGGCGCAGATGATTACATGACCAAACCCTTTAGCACCCTGGAATTGATCGCCCGCGTTAAAGCCATGTTACGCCGTGTGGCATTGATCGAACAAACCCTCAAGCAAGACCGTCAGCCTGATGACACATCCATGATTCAATACGGTGACTTGTATTTAGACCCTACCAACTATAGTACGCAGATCAATGGCACATCATTGGACCTGTCTCGCACAGAATTTGACTTGCTCCGGCTATTTTTACTGAATCCGGGCCGAGCATTTAGCCGCGCTTACTTATTAGAAACGATCTGGGAAGTCGATTATCTGGGCGGGGATAGGGCCGTTGATAACGCCGTGATGCGGTTACGTAAAAAATTGGGGTCCATGGGCGATGCAATAGAAACCGTCTGGGGGGTTGGGTACAGGCTGCATGATGAACATTAA
- a CDS encoding cbb3-type cytochrome c oxidase subunit I, whose product MMPTLSRWFIKTGMVYFVVGLMMGALLLAQPALGWSSRWQVLRPVYLHFLFIGWVTQIIMGVGYWMFPKYSREKPRGSEQLGWAVFVLLNVGLILRAIGEPAMTLAPQSGFGWMLAVASLCLLLAGWGFIANTWGRIKAR is encoded by the coding sequence ATGATGCCGACTCTATCGCGCTGGTTCATCAAAACAGGCATGGTCTACTTCGTCGTGGGCTTGATGATGGGCGCTCTCCTGTTGGCTCAGCCAGCCCTGGGTTGGTCATCTCGTTGGCAGGTGCTGCGCCCGGTCTATCTGCACTTTTTGTTCATCGGCTGGGTCACGCAGATTATCATGGGCGTGGGCTACTGGATGTTCCCTAAGTACTCGAGAGAAAAGCCGCGTGGCAGCGAGCAATTGGGGTGGGCGGTCTTTGTCTTACTTAATGTTGGACTGATCTTGAGGGCCATTGGAGAACCAGCAATGACCCTGGCCCCACAGTCTGGGTTCGGTTGGATGCTGGCGGTGGCTTCATTGTGTTTGTTGTTAGCCGGGTGGGGCTTCATCGCCAATACCTGGGGACGAATTAAGGCGCGTTAG
- a CDS encoding cysteine hydrolase family protein — protein MTNTEDLQTALVVIDVQQALFEKKTPIHRAEVLLCNINSLVDCAHEKGIPIFYFRHTNKSFLAYGTAGWQLHPALRPDTVDILLEKEHGSAFQDTSLHQALQERQINRLIVTGLVTNGCIRATCEDAKKHGYDVVLVKDGHSTYQRDAAKIIDEWNERLSTQGIEVLTTEAIRF, from the coding sequence ATGACGAACACCGAAGATTTACAAACTGCGTTGGTGGTCATTGACGTACAGCAAGCACTCTTCGAGAAAAAAACACCCATTCACCGTGCTGAAGTGCTCCTCTGCAACATCAATTCATTGGTTGATTGTGCCCATGAAAAAGGAATCCCTATCTTCTATTTTCGGCACACCAACAAAAGTTTTCTGGCATATGGGACAGCTGGTTGGCAGCTTCATCCTGCGCTCAGGCCCGATACTGTCGACATTCTGCTTGAAAAAGAGCATGGAAGTGCTTTTCAAGATACATCCTTGCATCAAGCGCTTCAGGAGCGGCAGATTAATCGGCTTATCGTAACAGGACTGGTAACCAATGGCTGTATTCGTGCAACCTGCGAGGATGCCAAAAAACACGGTTATGATGTCGTACTGGTGAAGGATGGACACAGTACGTATCAGAGAGATGCTGCAAAGATTATCGACGAATGGAATGAACGCCTGAGCACGCAAGGGATCGAAGTCTTGACCACTGAGGCGATTCGATTCTGA